The following proteins are encoded in a genomic region of Nicotiana sylvestris chromosome 4, ASM39365v2, whole genome shotgun sequence:
- the LOC104217974 gene encoding protein S-acyltransferase 21 has protein sequence MARRHGWQLPAHSFQVVAITVFFLLSVAFYAFFAPFLGKDIFEYIAIGVYSFLALCVFTLYVRCTAIDPADPGILIEAEKSTAYQSHNEIEFPGDISAAGGPNKEGFRDGGTSARDASGCCGKLGGVLCCCFVIEDCRKDDQLLQQSGDEEALFCTLCNAEVRKFSKHCRSCDKCVDGFDHHCRWLNNCVGRKNYITFVCLMASSLVWLVFECGVGIAVLVRCFVDKKATENQITERLGEGFSRPPFAIVVALCTAVSFLATVPLGELLFFHLILIRKGITTYEYVVAMRSQSEPPGPSVDGGDQQSLPSSPTSSAVTAISGRSSVGMSLQHKGAWCTPPRIFMDHQDEIIPHLEPGRLPSTIDPDAVDKDKKLSHRPVRISAWKLAKLDSNEAIKAGAKARASSSVLRPVGAKHHPYDADHFSSGMSGRSSPASTNHGFYDSNNARAGTSRLSPSKSSYPPSRASREDIETCGHSMSNLSSPLATNLTPSPLALQHHVSNRDHFNPIYQSSADQSPWSAKACHENETPTPDNLSGVATRKNNTGTTENTKSSVFWDQEAGRFVTANTRGAGSTSQVSGTELTYTGQSIFFGGPLLNENVNRGGRSGGTLSSAGPQRSYYQGRTQRGGQLPVFVPSDPQQNQFSSRLPRD, from the exons ATGGCTCGGCGACATGGGTGGCAACTACCGGCTCACTCGTTTCAG GTTGTGGCTATAACAGTTTTCTTCCTGCTATCTGTTGCCTTCTATGCATTTTTTGCTCCATTTCTAGGAAAAGACATCTTTGAGTACATAGCAATTGGTGTTTATTCCTTCTTG GCTCTGTGTGTGTTCACACTCTATGTCAGATGCACAGCAATTGATCCTGCTGATCCTGGGATTCTCATTGAAGCTGAGAAGTCAACAGCCTATCAGTCACACAATGAAATAGAGTTTCCTG GTGATATATCTGCTGCTGGGGGTCCCAACAAGGAAGGTTTTCGAGATGGAGGAACGTCTGCAAGGGATGCTTCAGGTTGCTGTGGAAAACTTGGAGGGGTCCTCTGTTGTTGTTTTGTCATTGAAGACTGTCGGAAGGATGATCAATTGCTGCAGCAGAGTGGAGATGAAGAAGCTTTGTTTTGCACATTGTGTAATGCTGAG GTTCGAAAGTTTAGCAAACACTGTAGAAGTTGTGACAAATGTGTTGATGGATTTGATCATCACTGCCGT TGGTTGAATAACTGTGTGGGAAGGAAAAACTATATCACGTTTGTGTGCCTGATGGCTTCCAGCCTTGTCTGG CTTGTCTTTGAATGCGGAGTGGGCATTGCAGTCCTAGTTAGATGCTTTGTCGACAAGAAAGCTACAGAAAATCAGATAACAGAAAGGCTCGGAGAAGGATTCTCTAGACCTCCTTTTGCTATCGTAGTG GCCCTATGTACTGCTGTATCTTTCCTTGCAACCGTGCCTTTAGGTGAATTGCTCTTTTTCCACCTTATTCTCATTCGTAAG GGCATTACAACATACGAGTATGTTGTTGCGATGAGATCTCAAAGCGAGCCGCCTGGACCCTCTGTAGACGGAGGTGATCAGCAGAGTTTGCCATCATCACCGACCAGCTCTGCGGTGACTGCCATCAGTGGGAGAAGTTCTGTTGGGATGAGCTTGCAACATAAAGGTGCTTGGTGTACTCCTCCAAGAATCTTCATGGACCATCAG GATGAAATTATTCCTCATCTTGAGCCTGGGAGATTGCCATCTACTATTGATCCTGACGCAGTAGATAAGGACAAAAAGCTATCCCATCGTCCAGTCCGAATTAGTGCATGGAAGCTTGCAAAACTAGATTCTAATGAAGCAATCAAGGCTGGTGCCAAGGCTAGAGCTTCGTCATCTGTTCTACGTCCAGTTGGCGCCAAGCATCATCCTTACGATGCTGATCATTTTTCCAGTGGCATGAGTGGTAGAAGCAGTCCGGCAAGTACTAATCACGGATTTTATGACAGTAATAATGCTAGAGCTGGGACATCTAGGTTGTCTCCTTCCAAGAGCTCGTATCCGCCCAGCCGTGCCAGCAGGGAAGATATTGAAACATGTGGTCACAGCATGAGTAACTTAAGCAGTCCTCTTGCCACTAACCTAACCCCTTCTCCATTAGCGCTGCAGCATCACGTTTCCAATAGAGACCACTTCAATCCAATATATCAGTCATCTGCAGATCAGTCTCCTTGGTCAGCAAAGGCATGCCACGAGAACGAAACTCCTACCCCCGACAATTTATCAGGAGTAGCCACAAGGAAGAACAACACGGGCACTACAGAGAATACAAAGTCATCAGTATTTTGGGATCAAGAAGCCGGGCGATTTGTTACTGCTAATACCAGGGGTGCCGGTTCTACTTCCCAAGTATCTGGAACAGAGCTTACATACACAGGTCAATCTATATTTTTCGGAGGACCTTTACTGAACGAGAACGTGAACAGAGGGGGAAGAAGTGGTGGTACACTATCTTCTGCTGGTCCTCAGCGAAGTTACTATCAGGGTAGAACACAAAGGGGTGGTCAGCTTCCTGTATTTGTTCCCAGTGATCCCCAGCAAAATCAATTTTCTTCACGATTACCTCGAGACTAG